A genomic region of Camelus ferus isolate YT-003-E chromosome 35, BCGSAC_Cfer_1.0, whole genome shotgun sequence contains the following coding sequences:
- the LOC102510519 gene encoding ribonuclease P protein subunit p20-like, with the protein MTNFFKSGWAGARGRRGGGRGGGAETAGRREAQNSAENREPRGAVETELDPVENTLRTRLPHRRPRRPNDIYVNTKTDFKAQLARCQLLLDGGARGQNARTEIYIHGLGLAINRAISIALQLHAGSFGPLKVATSTSTVELADELEPETDTREPLTRIRSNSAIHTRVFRVTPR; encoded by the coding sequence CGGctgggcgggggcgcgggggcgcagggggggggggcgcgggggcggggcggaaACTGCGGGCCGGAGAGAAGCACAGAACTCGGCCGAAAACCGAGAGCCCCGCGGGGCCGTGGAGACTGAGCTGGACCCGGTGGAGAACACCCTACGGACGCGGCTTCCCCACCGTCGGCCCCGGAGGCCCAATGACATTTATGTCAACACGAAGACTGACTTTAAGGCCCAGCTGGCCCGCTGCCAGCTGCTGCTGGACGGAGGGGCGCGGGGTCAGAACGCACGCACTGAGATCTACATTCACGGCCTGGGCCTGGCCATCAACCGCGCCATCAGCATTGCCCTCCAGCTGCACGCTGGCAGCTTCGGGCCCTTGAAGGTGGCCACCAGTACTTCTACCGTGGAGCTTGCTGATGAGCTGGAACCAGAGACGGATACGCGGGAGCCGCTGACTCGCATCCGCAGCAACTCGGCCATCCACACCCGCGTCTTCAGGGTCACACCCAGGTAA